One window of the SAR324 cluster bacterium genome contains the following:
- a CDS encoding type II toxin-antitoxin system VapB family antitoxin, translating into MRTTLDLPENLIQEAMNATHIKTKTQVITFALEEVIRKSRIADLKNFKGHLDLEIDLDLIRGR; encoded by the coding sequence ATGAGAACTACTTTAGATTTACCGGAAAACCTGATTCAAGAAGCCATGAATGCAACTCATATCAAAACGAAAACGCAGGTGATCACCTTTGCTTTGGAGGAAGTAATTCGCAAATCAAGAATTGCTGATTTAAAAAATTTTAAAGGACATCTTGATCTGGAGATAGACCTAGATTTGATCAGAGGGCGCTAA
- a CDS encoding diguanylate cyclase codes for MERTSLKKQKDLLEHCVKRIHSRPHFKQLDETVLENILREGDYLIIKPNEHLLYEGENKHQEIYVLIEGSLLVMSQGHLIMRLDDYGDIIGELSVLQPSVRYADVITESITHLVSFPVNALQLPSNASHAPIIYAMLAYELAHKLRVTTAQSLLRKSDRVLTGDLVKVAVIDENTTDRLLIRGIIEANWPESIVLEYANPMEFIENPLAHHLGLVVMDLLFTHPFESDDHAIQEAFKAMKLQGAPILIVSDYCNDVIRREALIKLGADELEKKPYSVFDLRHTITKLKIWFYKHRELDRIEHDAETDQLTGLANRRRLNEFLEALVTLSPDPIAQFSLIMADVDNFKHYNDTHGHPMGDIVLSRVASLLEQNVRRGDLAARFGGEEFVMVLPNCGLNPARKVAEKLRRSIELEEFPFQDQQPTGNLTATFGVASFPPATTVEELLKEADACLYEGKNKGRNIVIVSKATSTKLPAKV; via the coding sequence ATGGAACGGACATCCCTTAAAAAGCAGAAGGATTTGCTGGAACACTGCGTGAAGCGGATTCATTCAAGACCGCACTTCAAGCAACTGGATGAAACGGTGCTTGAAAACATCCTGCGTGAAGGCGATTATCTGATCATCAAGCCCAATGAACATTTATTGTATGAAGGTGAAAATAAACATCAGGAAATTTATGTTCTGATTGAAGGCTCACTTCTGGTGATGTCTCAGGGACATTTAATCATGCGACTGGATGATTATGGGGACATTATCGGCGAACTGAGTGTGCTCCAACCCTCTGTGCGTTATGCGGATGTGATCACGGAAAGTATCACTCATCTTGTATCTTTCCCGGTCAATGCGCTGCAACTTCCCTCGAATGCGAGTCATGCGCCCATCATTTATGCCATGCTGGCTTATGAACTGGCCCATAAACTGCGTGTCACCACGGCTCAATCCCTGTTGAGAAAAAGTGACAGGGTGTTAACCGGTGATCTGGTCAAGGTCGCGGTGATTGATGAAAACACCACAGACCGGTTGCTCATTCGTGGAATCATTGAAGCCAACTGGCCTGAATCCATCGTGCTGGAATATGCGAATCCCATGGAATTCATTGAGAATCCACTGGCTCATCATCTGGGACTTGTGGTGATGGATCTGCTGTTCACTCATCCATTTGAATCGGATGACCATGCCATTCAGGAAGCCTTCAAAGCCATGAAACTCCAGGGTGCACCCATTCTGATTGTGAGCGACTATTGCAATGATGTGATTCGGCGTGAAGCACTCATCAAACTTGGCGCCGATGAACTGGAGAAAAAACCCTATTCCGTCTTTGATCTCAGACACACCATCACCAAATTGAAAATCTGGTTTTACAAACATCGGGAACTGGACCGGATTGAGCATGACGCTGAAACAGATCAATTGACTGGCTTAGCCAATCGTCGACGTCTCAATGAATTTCTGGAGGCTCTGGTGACGTTATCTCCCGATCCCATTGCCCAATTTTCACTGATCATGGCCGATGTCGATAATTTCAAACATTACAATGATACTCATGGACATCCGATGGGCGATATTGTTCTTTCACGGGTCGCCAGCCTGCTTGAACAGAACGTGCGACGGGGGGATCTTGCGGCCCGCTTTGGCGGTGAGGAATTTGTGATGGTTCTTCCCAATTGCGGACTGAATCCTGCCCGAAAAGTCGCGGAAAAATTAAGAAGATCCATTGAACTGGAAGAATTTCCTTTTCAGGATCAGCAACCAACCGGCAATTTAACCGCAACTTTTGGAGTTGCGTCATTTCCTCCAGCAACCACTGTTGAAGAACTGCTCAAAGAAGCTGACGCATGTCTGTATGAGGGAAAAAACAAGGGCAGAAACATCGTCATCGTATCAAAGGCCACTTCAACGAAACTCCCCGCAAAAGTTTGA
- a CDS encoding PIN domain-containing protein — MSILIDTSVWIDYFRSGIRSSNLDVLIDENLIVTNDIILVELIPFLKVKRQFKVIDLLNNISKLSLNIDWNEIIRFQVICLQSGLNGIGIPDLILAQNIMQNHCSIYSFDKHFVWLKEALDIELYETL, encoded by the coding sequence ATGTCAATTCTGATAGATACCTCTGTCTGGATAGATTATTTCCGAAGTGGCATACGATCCAGTAATTTAGACGTTTTAATCGATGAAAATCTGATAGTAACCAATGATATAATTTTGGTGGAACTAATTCCATTTCTGAAAGTAAAGAGACAATTTAAGGTTATCGATTTACTTAACAATATCTCAAAGTTATCATTAAATATTGATTGGAATGAGATCATTCGATTTCAGGTAATTTGCTTGCAGTCAGGTTTGAATGGTATTGGAATTCCCGATCTGATTTTAGCACAAAATATCATGCAAAATCATTGTAGTATTTACTCCTTTGATAAACATTTTGTGTGGTTAAAAGAAGCTCTTGATATAGAACTTTATGAAACTCTATAG